The following proteins are encoded in a genomic region of Amphiura filiformis chromosome 18, Afil_fr2py, whole genome shotgun sequence:
- the LOC140140119 gene encoding uncharacterized protein, which produces MAMDFGDFYVDEEFQNLDFGDDLPVPIQPEFDLELNTDQTTANCEAVIVNVEEATNDEHGEGGRNSVVLEDATNAPPKKRAKTHKKAQPKRTQLFKLDDATAKATEYVTTVLKEIPTDPLFCKPFKNVLLALALVTSLITLVGDEMFAEFCAFIVIRMWQAITAGDSRPLSYAQTLVTHFHDLCTDEQLLDRWESLLNGLGISCGQLQSDVILQHIMDKLLEKLLSDRNAVDLPTIEENIRISAINKHEEQVLNYVGGYIPFAMLKHYRKLVNNVTATKYVNILSSWCTDGPYERQYSFLEYTREWIQAQNRGKLFQPKPQLFLFFKAMENETRKHLNTALINQYRDMDLRELLIEKLSTKHIVQHYWAILIGGKGLSSDESKHLFYVTVNYFVNIRIRAFVIVYTDLKKVHDKSLSRKGAKSLRQQLN; this is translated from the exons ATGGCGATGGATTTCGGAGATTTTTATGTCGACGAAGAGtttcaaaatttggattttggtGACGATCTGCCTGTCCCAATTCAGCCAGAATTTGATTTGGAATTAAATACTGATCAGACTACCGCTAATTGCGAAGCAGTTATTGTTAATGTCGAGGAAGCCACAAACGACGAACACGGAGAAGGAG GAAGGAACTCAGTAGTACTAGAAGATGCCACAAATGCACCACCAAAGAAAAGAGCCAAGACACACAAAAAAG CACAACCGAAGCGAACACAACTTTTCAAACTGGACGACGCTACAGCAAAGGCAACAGAGTATGTAACAACGGTGCTGAAAGAAATTCCAACAGATCCACTCTTTTGTAAGCCCTTCAAGAATGTGCTACTTGCATTGGCTCTGGTTACGTCCCTCATCACCCTAGTTGGAGACGAAATGTTTGCAGAATTTTGTGCATTTATCGTTATACGCATGTGGCAAGCCATAACCGCTGGAGATAGTCGTCCACTTTCATACGCGCAAACTCTCGTCACTCATTTTCATGACTTGTGTACAGATGAACAATTATTGGACAGGTGGGAGTCCCTTTTAAATGGCCTAGGCATTTCATGTGGACAGCTTCAAAGTGATGTGATTTTACAACATATTATGGATAAACTCCTCGAGAAACTTCTGTCTGACAGAAATGCTGTTGACTTGCCAACCATTGAAGAAAATATCAGGATTTCTGCCATAAACAAGCATGAGGAACAGGTTTTAAATTATGTTGGTGGTTACATCCCCTTCGCAATGTTGAAACATTATCGAAAGTTAGTGAACAATGTGACCGCCACAAAATATGTAAACATTCTGTCATCTTGGTGCACTGATGGACCGTATGAAAGACAGTATTCATTTTTAGAGTACACCAGAGAATGGATTCAAGCACAGAACAGAGGAAAGTTATTTCAGCCAAAACCACagctgtttttgtttttcaaggcCATGGAGAATGAAACAAGGAAACACCTGAACACTGCACTGATAAACCAATACAGGGACATGGACCTTCGTGAACTGCTAATTGAAAAACTATCTACAAAACATATTGTTCAGCATTACTGGGCTATACTTATTGGAGGAAAAGGACTTTCGAGTGATGAAAGTAAACATTTATTTTATGTGACTGTAAATTACTTTGTCAATATCCGAATCAGGGCGTTTGTGATTGTCTACACAGATCTTAAAAAAGTTCATGATAAGTCTCTTTCTAGGAAAGGTGCCAAGAGTTTACGACAACAGCTAAATTAA
- the LOC140140115 gene encoding LOW QUALITY PROTEIN: uncharacterized protein (The sequence of the model RefSeq protein was modified relative to this genomic sequence to represent the inferred CDS: deleted 2 bases in 1 codon; substituted 1 base at 1 genomic stop codon): MAHREALKSLCRLCGGPVTKINKFEEERVKIDIKLALQVDVATDSDLIHPPYMCTACRLKLNRWRTKKNNTKVANLITTVEVPNWLPHDNSCSICPSQAADTPVSPSEAAKETADQLGLISWIHSGSVVISKLAHGGRCVERNVVIHEDNTWEGEIFGRKLTSKLFSNVPEKLGNAADACTLIMEVFGRTVCVGNIGFDSIVGTKSTLKGREGEVVAEIIDIPNLSSNAVTTVCKSVRHVKCQLFATSSTGVCQVCLSYRSDLYSRKSRAKSTKCDTPSNITASSSTRNDFLTPEQLKEKMNSVQRERRNLMNRNKALQSQIEQLHNRDAIPLEEDQQQVIEEAFINAEEVVKESDEMSAFKLMVEQQRKAMDVNDNRQIRWHPAIIRFCIALYSKSSAAYNLIRNSPFLKLPHQSTLKKYMQFAEPKSGINPDVLEFLAKDWNIDQLPEFKRNVTLVFDEVKIKAGLAYAKSTGKLIGYTDLGPITNELQHFDAQLRSQLDSESSNEEPLVATQMLVLMARGIFSPMRIPVSYFPTKNASSDQLYHCIWPTVKALSLMGLTVRAFVADGASWNRKFFHIMFXQKPGETVYYAKHRYMKNGRLYFICDTPHLIKTTRNNWENSGWNQKSRHLHYKHQDIKWTHLLDLWKWDRGEDNTSPGYRLMHKVGEAHLYLTPSLRMKVSLAAQVLSTTVANCFALHGRHDTKSTELFVRMFDKFFDCLNVKHAGQWVTSNKDTLKPYRKSTDERFKWLLQEFLPFLEDWQKEAMATPGLTTAERKKLCLSDQTLEGIRITVMSFVELSKDLLSIPKVDYLCSDKLNQDPLEEFFSLVRGAGGANSNPTAKEFGHIHLNLIVAGSNSVASTRGNCHNHKRTIQLDDTPLPKRKKKRTQLFSL; this comes from the exons ATGGCACACAGAGAGGCGCTGAAAAGTCTATGCAGACTTTGCGGTGGACCTGTCACCAAAATCAACAAGTTTGAAGAAGAAAGAGTTAAGATCGACATCAAACTAGCACTACAAGTTGATGTGGCTACTGACAGTGATTTAATACACCCGCCCTACATGTGCACAGCTTGTAGACTGAAACTGAATAGATGGCGCACCAAGAAAAATAATACAAAGGTAGCCAATCTTATCACTACTGTGGAAGTTCCAAACTGGCTTCCCCACGACAACTCATGCAGTATTTGTCCATCCCAAGCAGCTGATACGCCAGTTTCACCATCAGAGGCAGCAAAAGAGACTGCAGATCAACTTGGCCTGATTTCTTGGATTCATAGTGGCTCAGTTGTTATCTCGAAGCTTGCTCATGGTGGTAGATGTGTGGAAAGAAATGTTGTAATTCATGAGGACAACACATGGGAAGGAGAAATATTTGGTAGAAAGTTAACTTCCAAGTTGTTCTCCAATGTTCCAGAGAAACTAGGAAATGCTGCAGATGCTTGTACACTTATTATGGAAGTATTTGGACGCACAGTATGTGTAGGAAACATTGGTTTTGACAGTATTGTTGGTACAAAGTCAACCCTCAAAGGCAGAGAAGGAGAAGTTGTTGCTGAAATCATAGACATTCCAAATCTATCCAGCAATGCTGTAACAACTGTTTGCAAGTCTGTTAGGCATGTAAAGTGTCAGTTATTTGCTACATCTTCAACTGGAGTTTGTCAGGTTTGCTTGTCATATAGATCCGATTTGTATTCGCGAAAGAGCAGAGCTAAAAGCACTAAATGCGATACACCTTCAAACATAACTGCATCATCATCGACAAGGAATGACTTTTTAACTCCGGAACAATTGAAAGAGAAAATGAACAGCGTGCAGAGAGAGCGTCGAAATTTAATGAACAGAAATAAAGCCCTTCAATCTCAGATCGAGCAACTCCATAACCGCGATGCAATCCCCTTGGAAGAGGACCAACAACAAGTAATAGAGGAGGCATTTATTAATGCAGAAGAGGTGGTTAAAGAATCGGATGAGATGTCTGCCTTTAAGCTCATGGTTGAGCAACAGCGCAAAGCTATGGATGTAAATGATAATAGACAGATTCGTTGGCATCCTGCTATTATTAGGTTTTGTATTGCTCTGTATAGCAAATCCTCAGCAGCATATAATTTAATACGTAACTCACCGTTCCTCAAGTTGCCACATCAGTCAACCCTTAAAAAGTATATGCAGTTCGCTGAACCCAAATCAGGAATCAATCCAGATGTTTTGGAATTCCTCGCCAAAGACTGGAACATCGATCAGTTGCCAGAATTTAAGCGTAACGTCACATTGGTCTTTGATGAAGTGAAAATTAAAGCAGGACTTGCATATGCTAAATCAACAGGAAAGTTGATTGGGTATACAGATCTTGGGCCAATCACAAATGAACTACAACACTTCGATGCTCAATTAAGGTCGCAACTTGACAGTGAAAGTTCAAACGAGGAGCCGCTTGTTGCTACACAAATGCTTGTATTGATGGCGCGTGGCATATTTTCACCAATGCGTATACCTGTCAGCTACTTCCCAACCAAGAATGCCTCCAGTGACCAATTATACCACTGCATATGGCCCACTGTCAAAGCACTCTCTCTGATGGGACTAACTGTACGTGCATTTGTGGCGGACGGCGCTTCCTGGAATAGGAAGTTTTTTCACATCATGTTTTAA CAAAAACCAGGAGAAACAGTCTATTATGCTAAGCACCGCTACATGAAAAATGGACGGCTATACTTCATATGTGACACCCCACATTTAATCAAGACAACCAGGAATAATTGGGAGAACTCAGGCTGGAACCAGAAATCAAGACATCTCCAT TATAAACATCAAGACATCAAGTGGACCCATCTTCTAGACCTGTGGAAGTGGGACAGAGGAGAAGACAATACTTCACCCGGATATAGACTTATGCACAAAGTTGGGGAGGCACACCTCTACCTCACGCCATCATTGAGAATGAAGGTTTCACTTGCAGCCCAG GTTCTCAGCACAACAGTTGCCAACTGCTTTGCCCTGCATGGGAGACACGACACGAAGTCTACAGAGCTCTTTGTACGTATGTTTGATAAGTTCTTTGACTGCCTCAATGTGAAGCATGCAGGCCAATGGgtaacaagcaacaaggacacCTTAAAACCATACAGAAAAAGCACTGATGAAAGATTCAAA TGGCTACTTCAGGAATTTCTACCATTCTTAGAAGACTGGCAGAAGGAGGCAATGGCAACTCCAGGGCTTACAACAGCAGAAAGAAAAAAACTCTGTTTAAGTGACCAGACTTTGGAAGGGATCAGAATCACAG tTATGTCATTTGTGGAGCTCAGCAAAGACTTGCTTAGTATACCAAAGGTGGACTACCTGTGCAGTGACAAGCTGAATCAAGACCCATTGGAGGAATTCTTTAGCTTGGTCAGAGGTGCTGGAGGTGCAAACAGCAATCCGACAGCAAAGGAGTTTGGGCATATCCATCTCAACTTGATAGTAGCTGGAAGCAATTCTGTGGCCTCTACCCGTGGAAACTGCCATAACCACAAGCGCACTATACAACTGGATGACACCCCTTTGccaaagagaaaaaagaaacgGACACAATTGTTTTCATTGTGA